From Candidatus Binatota bacterium:
ACTGTGACGACACCAACGGCTGCACCGACGACAGCTGTGACTCGGCCTCGGGCTGCGTGAGCACTGACAACACGGCCTCCTGCGATGACGGCGACGCCTGCACCACGAGCGACACCTGCACGGCGGGTGCCTGCCTGGGCGGCACGTCCCCCGACTGCGACGACGTCAACGGCTGCACCGACGACAGCTGTGACTCGGCCTCGGGCTGCGTCAACGCTGATAACACGGCCAGCTGCAATGACGGCGATGCCTGTACCACGAGCGACACCTGCAGCGCGGGTGCCTGCCTGGGCGGTGCGGCCCCGGACTGTGACGATGCTAATGGCTGCACCGACGATGCCTGCGACTCGACCCTGGGCTGCCACAGCATGGACAACAGCTCGGGTTGCGACGATGGAAACGCCTGCACCACGAGTGACACCTGCGCTGGCGGTGCCTGCGTGGGCGGGGCCGCTCCCGACTGCGACGACGGTAACGGCTGCACGGACGACTCCTGCGACCCCTCAAGTGGTTGTGTGACCGCGGACAACGAAGAGGCTTGTGACGATGGCGACCCCTGCACTGGCACCGATTTATGTGTTGTCGGGGCCTGCGTGGGCGATTACCTGGTCGACGAGTGTTGCGGCGATCCCGATTCGAGTGGCTGGGTCGGCGTGTCCGATGCGCTGCGGATTCTCCAGAACGCTGTCGGCATGGACGTAGTCTGTCCCCTGGCCCTCTGCGATGTGAACGGCAACGGCGTAATTACTTCGAGCGACGCGCTGATGACGCTCATCGTGGCAGTGGGTGGCGAGATGGAGATGGAGTGCTCGATTCTCGAGCCGCTGCCGGAGCTCGATACACAGCCCTGACGGCTAAGGGGACGGTCGCCTGTGCTGGATACGTTCTAGTACTGCCCTGTAGCTACGCGTCTGCCGGTTGACGAGGCAGCACCTTTACCGCCACCACGCGGGCCTCGTCCTCGAGCCCACTGGACGTGGTTCGGGCACCGGGTAAGTCTGGCACGCGCCGTTTACTATCGGCCGAGGGGGACGCGTGAAATTCGGACTGCTGCAGATATTTCAGAACTTCAGGAGCCAGGTAAGCGACGAGCGTTTGTGGCAGGAGGAACTCGAGCTGGCCCTGCTGGCCGAAGACCTGGGCTTCGATTCGGTCTGGGTGGTAGAGCACCACTCCAACGACTACTCGGCCTGCCCCGACAACCTTCAGTACCTGTCTTACCTGGCCGGCCGCACCGAGCGCATCCAGCTGGCCACCGGCGCAGTCATCGTGCCCTGGAATGACCCGTTGCGGGTGGCCGAGAAGGTCTCGGTACTCGACCAGCTGTCGGGTGGCAGGGCGCACCTGGGGTTGGGGCGTGGCCTGGCCAGGCGTGAGTACAAAAACTTTGGCATAGACATGGACACTTCGCGCGAACGCTTCGACGAGGCTGCCGCGATGATACTGGACGCTCTCGATACCGGGTTCATAGAGGGCGACGGACCGTACTACCCACAAGCTCGCACCGAAATACGTCCGCGGCCGAGCAGGGGGTTCAGGGATCGCCTGACCTGCATCGCCATGTCGCCCGATTCGGTTGACGCCGCGGCCAACCTGGGCGGGGCCATGGCGGTTTTCTCGCAGACGCCGTGGGAGATGATGGCCGAGGAGCTGGAGCGTTGGCGGGGGTTGTACCGCGAGCAACACGCCAGCGAACCGCCCCCGCCGGTAATGGCTGACATCGCGGTCTGTCACGCCGACCTGGCCAGCGCCGCCCAGCTCGCCGAGCGTCACGTGGTTGGCTACCTGACCACGGTGATGGAGCACTACGAGCTGATGGGCGAGCACTTCAAACGCGCCAAGGGCTACGAGATGTACGCGACTGCCGGCGATATGATGCGCGAGATCGGCCTCGAGGCCCTCAAGGAACAGTATCTCGAGGTGCAGGCCTGGGGCGATCCCGCCCAGGTGATTGACCGACTACACGCCCGCCACGAACTCATCGGCGATTTTGACCTCAACATGTGTTTTCGCCACGCGGGCATTCCCCTGGAGGACGCCGCCAATGGCATGAAGCTGTTCGCCGAGAAAGTTATGCCCGAGTTCCGCTGAGGGACGCGTGGGCTGACGCAGGGCGGCGCGGTCAGTCGGCGAGTTTGAGCTGGCCGGCCAGCAGGTCGGCCACGAGCTCGAGGTCGTAGGGCCAGCTGTAATCAATGCTCACCCCGGGGTGGCGCTTGCGCGCGCGTTCCGCGAGCTCGGGGATGTCTTTTTCCGAGTGCGAGCCGCCGCGTGTAAACATGGTGGTCAGCAGGCTGAGCTTCTCGACTCCCTCGGCCACCAGCGCGTCAATGACCTCGTCTGGTGAAGGCGCGCAGAACTCGTTGTAGGCGATCTCGAGCCTGCGCTCACCCAGCCTCAGCGCCAACGCCCGGCCCACGGCTTCGAGCCCGGACTTGTAAGGGTCGCTGTCGTCGGTTCGCGGCCAGGTCCTGACCAGGTGGTCGAGTTCGGCCTCGCGTTCGCACATGTCTTGCCGGCCCTCGCGCTCGCGGGCATGCTCGAGACCCTTGAGTTCGGATACCTGCTCGCGTGGAAAGTCGCTGGGCACTCCACCGTGCCCGATCAGTACTACTGCTTCCGAAATGGCCATGCCCCACTCTGTGGACAGCGGCAACTACAAGCAAGTCGCAGGGTGTTCGGGTAGCGGCCGCAGGCGCGCCGGGGGTGCTGCGCGCCGCTTCGCCTCCTCAGCTCCTTCGGTCCGCCGCTTTCCGGTCTGCCTTTTTGTCTATGAGCGCCAACACCCCGTTCAGCGCCTGGAAGATCAGCCAGCGCAACGGCTCGGGCGGCGTGGGCATAGACCGCCGTTGCCACAACACCGACCCGGGCCCGTTGTCACCCGCGAGCATGTCGGCCAGCACTTTGCCCGCGTAGCTCGCGTGCGCGAGGCCGTGTCCGGCGTAGGCCAGCGAGTGAAATATATTACCGTGTCGGCCGCCGCTCCCGACTCGCGGCAGAAAATCCATCGCAAGAAAAATCGGCCCACCCCAGTGCCGCTCAACGTCGACGTCGTCGAGTTCTGGAAAACGCTCGCGGAACACCCGCTCCAGGCCCTCGGCCACGCGGCCGTTCACGTCGGCAAGGGCGCGGTTGTTAAAGCCGTAGCGCACCCACTTGGCCCCGCCCAATATTCGGTTGTCTGCCGTCAGGCGATAGCTTTCAAGCGCTTCGTGGGCAGTGTAAATCCCCTCGCGCCCGGTCCACGGCAAGCGCGAGAGCTGCGAATCACTCAGCGGCGCTGTGCGAAAAAGCTGCACCTGCAGTCGCAGGCCACTGGAACCCAGGCCCAGCGAGCGGGCACCACTCAAGCGCGCTCCGCTCACCGGAGGGCGGCCTGATCCCCGGCTGAACAGGGCCGGCGTGTAAGCGTTGGTGGCCAGCACCACCCGACCAGCCTTGAGCCTGCCGCGCTCGCTGTGCACCACGGCAGTGGGTCTCGAGTCGTCTATGCCGGCGACTCGACTCTGATCAAAAACAACGACACCAGCTTCAAGCGCGGCTTGTCTCAGGCCGCGACAGTAGAGCGCCGGGTTCAGTACTCCACCGTTGGCTTCAAAAAAACCGCGCGTAAACGAGGCGGGTAAGCCGCGCTTGCTCATCTCGGCGCCATCCAGCAAGCAGCCAGGCAAGCCGTTGTCGGCTGCCGCCGCCGAAGCGCGATCTATGGCGCCGTACTGCCTGCTGTCGACAGCCGCCACCACGTTGCCCACGGCTTCGTAGTCGCAGGCTATAGCGTGTTGCGAGATGAGGCTTTCAACGTGCAGGATGGCCGCGTCGCTGTAGGCCAGCAGGCGGGCGGTCTTGTCGGCACCGAAAAGACGCAGCAGGGTCGGCACGTCCTTGCCTATGGTAGGGGTCAGGTGACCGGCGTTGCGCGCGCTGGCACCGAAGCCCGAGGTCTCGGCCTCGAGCAGCGCCACCGACGCTCCGGTTTGCGCCATCTCCAGCGCGGCAGACAGGCCCGTCAGGCCGCCGCCCACCACGGCCAGGTCTGCACTGTGCTCGCCCAGCAAGGGGGGC
This genomic window contains:
- a CDS encoding LLM class flavin-dependent oxidoreductase, which translates into the protein MKFGLLQIFQNFRSQVSDERLWQEELELALLAEDLGFDSVWVVEHHSNDYSACPDNLQYLSYLAGRTERIQLATGAVIVPWNDPLRVAEKVSVLDQLSGGRAHLGLGRGLARREYKNFGIDMDTSRERFDEAAAMILDALDTGFIEGDGPYYPQARTEIRPRPSRGFRDRLTCIAMSPDSVDAAANLGGAMAVFSQTPWEMMAEELERWRGLYREQHASEPPPPVMADIAVCHADLASAAQLAERHVVGYLTTVMEHYELMGEHFKRAKGYEMYATAGDMMREIGLEALKEQYLEVQAWGDPAQVIDRLHARHELIGDFDLNMCFRHAGIPLEDAANGMKLFAEKVMPEFR
- a CDS encoding FAD-dependent oxidoreductase is translated as MAGPCKARNPPALAWIPATAVFYRVNARADSLPSPWLEEVELDYAPPLLGEHSADLAVVGGGLTGLSAALEMAQTGASVALLEAETSGFGASARNAGHLTPTIGKDVPTLLRLFGADKTARLLAYSDAAILHVESLISQHAIACDYEAVGNVVAAVDSRQYGAIDRASAAAADNGLPGCLLDGAEMSKRGLPASFTRGFFEANGGVLNPALYCRGLRQAALEAGVVVFDQSRVAGIDDSRPTAVVHSERGRLKAGRVVLATNAYTPALFSRGSGRPPVSGARLSGARSLGLGSSGLRLQVQLFRTAPLSDSQLSRLPWTGREGIYTAHEALESYRLTADNRILGGAKWVRYGFNNRALADVNGRVAEGLERVFRERFPELDDVDVERHWGGPIFLAMDFLPRVGSGGRHGNIFHSLAYAGHGLAHASYAGKVLADMLAGDNGPGSVLWQRRSMPTPPEPLRWLIFQALNGVLALIDKKADRKAADRRS